One genomic window of Vibrio ziniensis includes the following:
- a CDS encoding phage antirepressor KilAC domain-containing protein produces the protein MFELSTQTEMKMSSREIAELTKKDHKNVLRVIRSLIDGHVLVAQIEPLKFEYRGQLFDYYELGKRDSLVVVARLSPEFTAAVVDRWQELEKRNQVVVPATFAEALQLAANQAKELEAKNQQLAIAAPKAEFADAVAGADKGVLIGQFAKTVGVGPVTIFRILRELKIFMSRGSSYNLPYQEFVERGYFTVKQGTYETNSETRISHTAMITGKGEIWLRKKLIDTGHLRAVAA, from the coding sequence ATGTTTGAACTAAGTACCCAAACTGAAATGAAGATGAGCAGCCGTGAAATTGCGGAGTTGACCAAGAAAGACCACAAGAACGTTCTACGTGTCATTCGCTCATTGATTGATGGTCATGTTTTAGTCGCTCAAATTGAGCCACTAAAATTTGAGTATCGAGGACAACTGTTCGATTACTACGAATTAGGCAAGCGAGATTCGTTGGTTGTTGTTGCTCGACTTTCTCCAGAATTCACTGCTGCAGTTGTTGATCGTTGGCAGGAACTCGAAAAAAGAAATCAGGTTGTTGTGCCGGCTACTTTTGCTGAAGCACTTCAACTTGCAGCTAACCAGGCTAAAGAACTTGAAGCGAAGAATCAGCAGTTAGCGATAGCAGCTCCAAAGGCTGAATTTGCTGATGCTGTTGCTGGTGCGGATAAAGGCGTTCTCATCGGGCAGTTTGCGAAGACGGTTGGCGTGGGGCCTGTAACGATATTCAGAATTTTGCGAGAGCTGAAAATATTTATGAGCCGAGGCAGCTCTTACAATTTGCCGTATCAAGAGTTTGTTGAGCGTGGTTACTTTACCGTTAAGCAAGGTACCTACGAAACCAATTCAGAAACCAGAATTAGCCATACCGCAATGATCACAGGGAAAGGAGAGATATGGCTACGGAAGAAGTTGATAGACACTGGGCATTTAAGGGCGGTAGCTGCGTGA
- a CDS encoding DUF968 domain-containing protein: MATEEVDRHWAFKGGSCVIILQPFLQPDLGLMMFKPGKTLLSELVKMSQGNRLIVMPLPEELVNVPSGKVSRSVIPDSSKSLVDDIRLLEFFNHIDVQKRLGSFKHWLERIPHCQLSDGEYCDKNLTVLDNAVRVCWHHDNQERKSRSIETESIAQRNVLVWGLESVRSQLRLDRHISLPELCWWSVVNGVYEHLPQSIVDDVFGVKKKPDTNGLVIRRESDERFELNSKAILKERAGAVKLIVDDEPPAMFMSRPKEITWQSERYLKFVRSLPCVVTGKTEGVVAHHLIGHGEGKMGAKTHDLFTMPLNADEHRKFHDDPKGWESKHGSQLFYVKQTIKKALELGALS; encoded by the coding sequence ATGGCTACGGAAGAAGTTGATAGACACTGGGCATTTAAGGGCGGTAGCTGCGTGATAATTCTTCAGCCATTTTTACAACCTGATCTTGGTTTAATGATGTTTAAGCCTGGCAAAACTCTGTTGAGCGAGTTGGTAAAGATGAGCCAAGGGAACCGGCTCATTGTTATGCCTCTACCCGAAGAGTTGGTTAATGTACCAAGCGGCAAAGTTAGCCGTTCGGTGATTCCGGATAGTTCAAAATCGCTAGTGGACGATATACGTTTACTCGAGTTCTTTAACCATATTGATGTTCAAAAGCGACTTGGTAGCTTTAAGCATTGGTTAGAGCGCATCCCACATTGCCAACTTTCAGATGGAGAGTATTGTGACAAAAACTTAACCGTCCTCGATAATGCCGTTCGTGTTTGTTGGCATCATGACAACCAAGAACGAAAAAGCAGGAGTATTGAAACGGAATCCATTGCTCAACGTAATGTGCTTGTTTGGGGATTGGAAAGTGTGAGGTCTCAGCTTCGGTTGGATAGGCATATCTCATTACCTGAGCTTTGCTGGTGGAGTGTCGTGAATGGTGTTTACGAACACTTGCCACAATCGATAGTTGATGATGTGTTTGGTGTGAAGAAAAAGCCAGATACCAACGGGTTAGTTATCCGCAGAGAAAGCGATGAACGTTTCGAATTGAACTCAAAAGCGATTCTGAAAGAACGTGCCGGTGCAGTTAAGTTGATTGTTGATGACGAGCCACCAGCTATGTTCATGTCCAGACCGAAAGAGATTACCTGGCAAAGTGAAAGGTACTTAAAGTTCGTCCGTTCTCTGCCATGCGTAGTGACTGGAAAAACAGAGGGGGTAGTGGCTCATCACTTAATCGGTCACGGAGAGGGGAAGATGGGTGCTAAAACTCACGACCTTTTCACTATGCCCCTAAATGCAGACGAGCACCGAAAGTTTCACGATGATCCAAAAGGTTGGGAATCTAAGCATGGTTCTCAGTTGTTTTATGTGAAGCAGACGATTAAGAAGGCGTTGGAATTGGGGGCGTTGAGTTAA
- a CDS encoding helix-turn-helix domain-containing protein yields MSVKVMSYVWDIPLFKGSDKLVMLCLADHADDNGVCWPSIDTIARKSGVSPTTVKSTLKKLEASGWLFKKNQFKKAETGRLVRSNNQYQLPVLLLKKKADEQTDFEQSNFVHSKIERSNLEQTKEPDVVGQISTGGRAESDHKPSIDPPIEPSVKDLVPSQLETEKPHDPVLFQIPLKGKSAIHQVTQSQLFELRELYPAVDVVQQLRNMIGWCKANPTRQKTAQGIMRFIHSWLCKEQDKGYGAAPQTQQPKATDDRDVLKRKIRELEMDINNENAALLSFQQRKSPVSQDAAKSSQRKLNEMMAMREQLVEELGRLDGE; encoded by the coding sequence ATGTCCGTCAAAGTAATGAGTTATGTGTGGGACATTCCGTTGTTCAAAGGCTCTGACAAATTGGTGATGCTTTGCCTTGCTGATCATGCAGATGATAACGGTGTTTGCTGGCCGTCTATTGATACGATTGCTCGTAAGTCTGGTGTTTCTCCAACTACTGTTAAATCAACACTTAAGAAGCTGGAAGCGAGTGGTTGGCTATTCAAAAAGAATCAATTCAAAAAGGCTGAAACAGGTCGCTTAGTTCGTTCAAACAATCAGTATCAATTACCAGTATTGCTGCTGAAAAAGAAAGCAGATGAACAGACGGATTTTGAACAGTCGAATTTCGTCCATTCGAAAATCGAACGTTCGAATCTCGAACAGACGAAAGAACCTGATGTGGTAGGTCAAATTTCGACGGGGGGTAGGGCGGAATCCGACCATAAACCATCAATAGATCCACCAATAGAACCATCAGTTAAAGATCTTGTTCCGAGCCAGCTCGAAACCGAAAAGCCGCATGATCCGGTTTTGTTTCAAATTCCTCTCAAAGGGAAGAGCGCGATTCATCAGGTAACGCAGTCTCAGTTGTTTGAGCTTAGAGAGCTCTACCCTGCGGTAGATGTGGTTCAGCAATTACGAAACATGATTGGTTGGTGCAAAGCGAATCCTACTCGCCAAAAGACGGCTCAAGGGATTATGCGATTTATCCACTCTTGGCTTTGCAAAGAGCAAGACAAGGGTTATGGGGCGGCGCCGCAAACACAGCAACCGAAAGCTACGGATGATCGTGATGTTCTTAAGCGCAAGATTCGTGAATTGGAGATGGATATCAATAACGAGAATGCAGCTTTACTCTCGTTCCAACAGCGCAAATCACCGGTCTCTCAAGATGCTGCCAAATCTTCTCAGCGTAAGTTGAATGAAATGATGGCTATGCGGGAACAGTTGGTGGAGGAGCTAGGGAGGCTAGATGGCGAGTGA